One Phragmites australis chromosome 23, lpPhrAust1.1, whole genome shotgun sequence DNA window includes the following coding sequences:
- the LOC133905993 gene encoding uncharacterized protein LOC133905993, whose protein sequence is MAFMYHKVMEIEEKESTLGNKMKEDHKSDADYLNRSLEHYGEMVTIFRNSMAIRKFTKGSNEALGTEDGETEIDDVDANMVSTTPKDNGASSSTSKPNNARTTVNEDEGLIAAFKSIGEKLAKAIVKADTVDKDVPDDLRDNLNSLPGFEETHISFYYAHLIANPHIARAFNKLPFNHKLNWVAMYISEKFSRC, encoded by the exons ATGGCTTTCATGTACCATAAG GTAATGGAGATTGAGGAAAAGGAGAGCACTTTGGGGAACAAGATGAAGGAA GATCACAAATCAGATGCTGACTATTTGAACAGATCTCTTGAACACTATGGTGAGATGGTTACAATCTTTAGGAACAGCATGGCTATTAGAAAGTTTACAAAGGGATCGAATGAGGCTCTAGGTACCGAAGATGGTGAAACTGAGATTGATGACGTGGATGCCAATATGGTTTCTACCACACCTAAAGATAATGGGGCATCTTCATCAACCAGCAAACCTAACAATGCCAGGACAACCGTAAATGAAGATGAAGGGTTGATTGCTGCATTCAAATCTATTGGTGAGAAGCTTGCAAAGGCTATAGTGAAGGCCGATACCGTGGACAAGGATGTACCTGATGATTTGCGGGACAACTTGAATAGCCTTCCAGGTTTTGAGGAGACACACATATCTTTCTACTACGCTCATTTGATTGCTAACCCTCACATTGCTAGAGCTTTCAACAAGCTACCATTCAACCACAAGTTAAATTGGGTTGCTATGTACATCAGTGAGAAGTTTTCTAGATGTTAA